In Candidatus Bathyarchaeum sp., the following are encoded in one genomic region:
- a CDS encoding magnesium transporter, whose product MTKTNIAGALSNQKFKASLSQSLLSLSFDIFGLLTGTLLFVYSGVFDQAPWAIILYPGILSVRGAIGGIFSAHLGTGLHLGTIKPVFTKNTKDFQYLLRVIVTLALVSGITIGVAAWGFGLFLWNATVFDFMNIMGVIIATMALSVVFISPLTMFFSVFTFRRGLDPDVVVYPVTSPISDIINTSCYILSFTLFFLLGSVGNALVWGLDIIFVCFVVYLLLRSLKNKYYVETIREFLVTLVFVSIIANVAGSLLDK is encoded by the coding sequence ATGACGAAGACCAACATAGCAGGGGCTCTTTCCAATCAGAAATTCAAAGCCAGCCTAAGCCAGTCGTTACTGTCTTTATCCTTTGATATATTCGGTTTACTAACTGGAACCCTGCTGTTTGTATATTCTGGAGTTTTCGACCAAGCCCCATGGGCAATCATACTGTACCCTGGAATACTTAGTGTACGAGGCGCAATCGGCGGCATATTCAGTGCTCACCTTGGAACGGGACTGCACTTGGGTACCATCAAACCCGTTTTTACCAAAAATACCAAAGATTTCCAGTATCTGCTACGGGTAATCGTTACTCTTGCCCTTGTCAGCGGGATAACCATAGGCGTTGCTGCTTGGGGTTTTGGTTTATTCTTGTGGAACGCCACAGTATTCGATTTTATGAACATAATGGGTGTAATTATTGCCACTATGGCATTGTCAGTGGTGTTTATCTCGCCGTTAACAATGTTTTTTTCAGTTTTCACCTTCAGAAGAGGCTTAGACCCAGACGTTGTCGTTTATCCTGTAACGTCCCCAATTTCAGACATAATCAACACTAGCTGCTACATTCTGAGCTTTACGTTGTTCTTTTTGCTTGGTTCAGTAGGTAATGCCCTAGTTTGGGGTTTAGATATAATCTTTGTTTGTTTCGTAGTTTACCTGCTCCTGCGAAGCTTAAAGAACAAATATTACGTTGAAACAATTCGAGAGTTTCTTGTGACCCTAGTTTTTGTCAGTATAATTGCTAACGTTGCAGGTTCTTTGTTAGACAAAAT
- the tfb gene encoding transcription initiation factor IIB (stabilizes TBP binding to an archaeal box-A promoter; responsible for recruiting RNA polymerase II to the pre-initiation complex) — translation MTKQALSLKCPECGSTNLVLDSEMGESVCSRCGLVVEDSLQSQEAEWRAFTPQERDSRARAGTPTNYSHYDKGLSTVIRVEKDAAGRPLSPKVKQQMWRLRRWHTRSKVHASQSRNLMLAMSELQRLSDVLHMPSSVHDMAAIIYRKALNAGLVRGRSIGGMVAGSLYAAVRFTKVPRTLKEISEASQRTGKEIARSYSVIVRNLDMRMPIDDPADYITKVAENAKVSSDVEGLAIKLIREAKRNYATTGKDPSGLAAAILYLSARMLKEKVTQAQLAKAANVTEVTVRNRKRDLMKSLSLTKA, via the coding sequence TTGACTAAACAGGCACTCTCACTCAAATGCCCAGAATGTGGCAGTACAAACCTAGTTTTAGACTCCGAAATGGGAGAATCTGTCTGTAGCAGGTGTGGACTAGTCGTAGAAGACAGCCTCCAAAGCCAAGAAGCAGAATGGAGAGCCTTCACACCACAAGAAAGAGACTCCAGAGCACGAGCCGGAACCCCTACAAACTATTCCCATTACGATAAAGGATTATCAACCGTCATCCGCGTAGAAAAAGACGCAGCTGGGCGTCCACTCTCTCCAAAAGTAAAACAACAAATGTGGCGCCTAAGACGATGGCACACACGATCAAAAGTTCATGCTTCACAAAGCAGAAACCTCATGCTAGCCATGAGTGAACTTCAACGGTTATCTGATGTTTTGCATATGCCTTCTTCAGTTCATGACATGGCAGCAATAATCTACCGAAAAGCCTTGAACGCAGGACTAGTTCGAGGAAGAAGCATCGGAGGAATGGTTGCGGGTTCATTGTATGCTGCAGTAAGGTTCACTAAAGTTCCCAGAACACTAAAAGAAATTTCCGAAGCCAGTCAACGAACCGGAAAGGAAATTGCACGATCATACAGCGTAATAGTTCGAAATCTTGACATGCGTATGCCAATTGACGACCCTGCAGATTACATTACAAAAGTTGCAGAAAACGCCAAAGTTTCCAGCGATGTAGAAGGCCTAGCAATCAAATTGATACGCGAAGCAAAACGAAACTACGCTACTACCGGAAAAGACCCATCAGGTTTAGCTGCTGCGATTCTTTATTTGTCTGCTAGAATGCTTAAAGAAAAAGTCACGCAAGCGCAACTTGCCAAGGCAGCAAACGTTACAGAAGTTACTGTTCGAAACAGAAAACGTGACCTAATGAAGAGCCTTAGTTTGACCAAAGCCTAA
- a CDS encoding NrpR regulatory domain-containing protein yields the protein MAQENDSTRKEIEILRILSEFEGPVGSTLLKRELRKRGFLLSERTVRYHLQLLEAKGFVLGHDRKGRTITPQGLEELSRSLATQRLGFTTTRFMSLAYSATYDATKDSGSVVGNVALLDKSLQHKAIDTMKALQNMNLLSAPYIKILNENEEYCDISVPKDKFALFTVCNLTLDSILIHSGIPLFFKYGGLVQVVNKKPIRFVEIISYEGTTIPPLEVFVYRRMTSISRILKTGSGMLLATLREAPSEAREKTVKIVEEQQKKGWGGVLVLGEPNEPVLGVPVGMDRFGICMVGGIVPGAAMVEDGNHEVTFTSHCFVPIKDMTRI from the coding sequence ATGGCACAAGAAAACGACAGCACCCGAAAAGAAATTGAAATACTACGAATTCTCAGCGAGTTTGAGGGCCCAGTGGGTTCAACTCTTCTTAAACGAGAACTAAGAAAAAGGGGTTTTCTTCTCAGCGAACGAACAGTACGCTATCACTTGCAGTTGTTAGAAGCCAAAGGTTTCGTTTTAGGCCATGACCGCAAAGGAAGAACCATAACTCCACAGGGACTGGAAGAACTGAGCAGGTCCCTTGCCACTCAACGTCTTGGGTTTACTACTACTCGTTTTATGTCGTTGGCGTATTCTGCAACTTATGATGCCACTAAAGATTCTGGGTCGGTTGTTGGAAACGTAGCTTTACTCGACAAAAGCCTGCAACACAAAGCCATCGACACAATGAAAGCCCTACAGAACATGAATTTATTGTCTGCACCTTACATCAAAATACTTAACGAGAACGAGGAATACTGCGATATTTCTGTTCCTAAGGACAAGTTTGCCCTTTTCACTGTTTGTAACTTGACATTAGACAGCATACTGATTCACTCGGGAATTCCCTTGTTTTTCAAGTATGGGGGCCTTGTTCAGGTAGTAAACAAAAAACCAATACGATTTGTGGAAATAATCTCTTATGAAGGAACAACAATTCCACCTTTGGAAGTTTTTGTTTACAGACGAATGACCTCAATTTCCCGCATACTAAAAACAGGTTCAGGGATGTTGCTCGCTACATTGCGTGAAGCGCCTTCTGAAGCACGAGAAAAAACTGTAAAGATTGTAGAAGAACAACAAAAGAAAGGCTGGGGCGGAGTGCTAGTTTTAGGAGAACCCAACGAACCCGTTCTTGGGGTTCCGGTAGGCATGGACAGGTTTGGAATCTGCATGGTTGGAGGAATAGTACCCGGAGCCGCCATGGTAGAAGACGGAAACCACGAAGTTACTTTTACTTCACATTGTTTTGTTCCAATCAAAGACATGACCCGAATCTAA
- the guaA gene encoding glutamine-hydrolyzing GMP synthase, producing the protein MKHDAILVLDFGGQYCNLIARRIREHKVYSEIVPCDITPQEIDELNQTMNVKGLILSGGPWSVYEKDAPKFDPELLNLDIPVLGLCYGHQMIAFFSNGKVKAGTTKEYGIAYVTIDKPVGILRDLNKQEKVWMSHGDTVYDLPEDYEMIAYTKSCPIAAYHHKTKQIYGLQWHPEVVHTEHGMQMLKNFIFEVCKCEPNWKAESLVDKAVKEIQETVGKGTAIIGLSGGIDSSVATFMAAKAIGERLLAIYVDHGFMREGETEYVESTFKKHGVNIIAIRAKDRFMKRLGGIVDPETKRKIIGEEFIRVFEEAAKKISADYLIQGTIYPDRIESGFRKHSDTIKTHHNVGGLPDDIEFKAIIEPLRDLYKDEVREVAKIMGLPDELVHRQPFPGPGIAVRVMGELTEEKVEVARKADKIVTDEIEVAGLGTKLWQYFAVLTQTKSTGVKGDSRAYGYTIAVRIVESKEAMTAGFARISYDILERISTRITNELPKVTRVVYDITHKPPATIEWE; encoded by the coding sequence ATGAAGCATGATGCGATTTTGGTTTTGGATTTTGGGGGACAGTACTGTAACCTTATTGCCCGACGAATCAGGGAGCACAAAGTTTACTCTGAAATTGTTCCTTGCGACATAACCCCTCAAGAAATCGACGAACTAAACCAAACCATGAACGTCAAAGGCTTGATACTTTCTGGCGGCCCTTGGAGCGTCTACGAAAAAGATGCCCCAAAATTTGACCCAGAACTACTCAATTTGGATATCCCTGTTCTTGGGTTATGTTATGGTCATCAAATGATTGCCTTTTTCTCCAACGGAAAAGTCAAAGCCGGAACCACCAAAGAATACGGCATCGCCTATGTCACTATCGACAAGCCCGTAGGAATTCTCAGGGACCTTAACAAACAAGAAAAAGTTTGGATGAGCCACGGCGACACAGTATACGACCTCCCAGAGGACTACGAAATGATAGCCTACACCAAAAGTTGCCCAATTGCGGCTTATCATCACAAAACCAAACAGATCTATGGGCTACAATGGCATCCTGAAGTAGTCCACACCGAACATGGAATGCAAATGCTCAAAAACTTCATTTTTGAGGTCTGCAAATGTGAACCCAACTGGAAAGCCGAATCGTTAGTTGATAAGGCAGTCAAAGAAATTCAAGAAACAGTTGGAAAGGGAACAGCTATTATTGGCTTGAGTGGAGGAATCGATTCTAGTGTTGCTACGTTTATGGCAGCCAAGGCGATTGGGGAACGATTATTGGCAATTTATGTTGACCATGGTTTCATGCGAGAGGGAGAAACAGAATACGTTGAATCCACATTCAAAAAACATGGAGTTAACATCATTGCAATTCGGGCTAAAGACCGTTTCATGAAACGATTAGGGGGTATTGTGGATCCTGAAACAAAACGAAAAATCATAGGGGAAGAATTCATCCGAGTTTTTGAAGAAGCTGCCAAAAAAATCTCCGCAGATTACCTGATTCAAGGAACCATATACCCCGACCGCATCGAGTCAGGTTTTAGAAAACACTCTGACACCATAAAAACTCACCACAATGTTGGCGGTTTGCCTGACGACATCGAATTCAAAGCCATAATTGAGCCCCTGCGGGACCTTTACAAGGATGAGGTTCGGGAAGTTGCAAAAATTATGGGCTTGCCTGATGAGTTGGTTCATCGCCAGCCGTTTCCGGGTCCAGGAATTGCTGTAAGGGTCATGGGGGAATTAACTGAAGAAAAAGTGGAAGTAGCCCGAAAAGCCGACAAAATAGTTACTGATGAAATTGAAGTGGCAGGATTGGGAACAAAGTTGTGGCAGTATTTTGCGGTGTTGACCCAAACCAAAAGCACGGGAGTGAAGGGAGATTCTCGGGCGTATGGTTACACTATTGCAGTTCGGATCGTGGAAAGCAAGGAAGCCATGACCGCAGGCTTTGCCAGAATTTCGTATGATATTCTGGAGAGGATTTCCACCCGCATAACTAACGAGTTGCCCAAAGTCACCCGAGTAGTATACGACATAACCCACAAGCCCCCGGCAACCATAGAATGGGAATAG
- a CDS encoding adenosine-specific kinase, protein MNLETVKIKVPENCNVILGSAHFIKTVEDIYEALVNAVPTVKFGVAFCEASGPCLVRTEGNNEELKKTASEHALKLGCGHSFIVFLKDAYPINVLDKIKQAPEVCTVHAATANPLEVIVAETEQGRGILGVIDGFKSKGIETEKDKKDRKDFLRKIGYKL, encoded by the coding sequence ATGAATCTTGAAACAGTTAAAATTAAAGTTCCTGAGAACTGTAACGTGATTTTGGGTTCTGCTCATTTCATAAAAACTGTAGAAGACATTTACGAAGCTTTGGTCAATGCTGTCCCCACGGTAAAATTTGGAGTCGCTTTTTGTGAAGCATCAGGCCCGTGCCTAGTGAGAACAGAAGGCAACAATGAAGAACTGAAAAAAACTGCCTCTGAACACGCCCTGAAACTTGGTTGTGGCCATTCTTTCATTGTTTTCCTAAAAGATGCTTATCCAATCAATGTTTTAGACAAAATCAAACAAGCGCCCGAAGTATGTACTGTGCATGCTGCAACAGCTAATCCCCTTGAGGTTATAGTTGCTGAAACAGAACAAGGCAGAGGAATTCTAGGAGTTATTGACGGCTTCAAAAGCAAAGGAATCGAAACAGAAAAAGACAAAAAAGACCGAAAAGACTTCCTCAGAAAAATAGGATACA